GATAAATTTGGTTCATGAGACATTAAGTAAGTTCTCGTTTCAGAAGTTGTTGCTTTCAGCGACAGACTAATTTACTCCAAAAGCAGGCATCAAGCCTTGTTTTTTTCTTCCAAAGGAATTTAAATCTTTTCGGAGTTGACCATGTCCGGACCATCCAAAAATAAAGATGAGCCTGCCCAAACCGTCTTTTCTGACCCTCACGACATCCTGATGAACGTCCCTATAGGTACCATCACCACCACTCCCGACGGCCGGCTTCTGTCAACAAACCCTGCCACGGCCAGGATGTACGGGTATGAATCACCAAATGAGCTGATTGAGTCTGTAAGTGGCATTACCACTCAGTTGTATGCTGACTCCTCTGACAGAGAAGAGCTCATGCGCCTTCTGAATTAAAATTGTGAAGTCTGGGCTGCTTTATAGTTAACAACTTGAAAGGAGGGGTTATGGCCAAAGACAAAAGAACCATCGATGACCTGACCATTTGGGACGATGCCAAAATGATGATCCGTAAGGCTCAAAAGGATGGGGTCGAAACCGTCTGGGACCGTCTGGAACAGCAGGAACCCCATTGTCCTTTTTGTGAGAAGGGACTGACCTGCAAGAAATGCGTCATGGGACCATGTCGAATCAGCAGTAAAAAGCCGCGAGGAGTCTGCGGAGCTGATGCTGATTTGACCGTGGCCAGAAATTTCGGCCGCTTTGTGGCTGCAGGTGCTGCCTCACATTCGGATCATGGTCGGGACCTGGTGGAGACTCTGCACGCCATTGGCAGAGGACAGACCAGTGATTACGAGGTGCGTGACCAGGCCAAGCTCAAACGCATTGCCCAGGAGATCGGGGTAGAGGCTGCGGACAAGAGTATACAGGAACTGGCCCTGGCCGTGGCCGAGTCCATGATCCAGGACTTTGGCTTTCAACACAATCACCTGGGCTTTCTGTCCCGAGTTCCCCAAAAAAGAAAAGACCTCTGGAAAAAACTTGGCATTACTCCCAGGGGCATTGATCGTGATATTGTGGAAATGATGCACCGCACCCACATGGGTGTGGATTCCGATGCCGTCAGCCTGTGTCTGAACTCGGCCCGATTATGTCTGGGCGATGGCTGGGGTGGTTCCATGATTGGCACGGAAGTTTCGGACATCATTTTTGGAACACCCACTCCAAGGGCAGGCAAAGTCAACCTGGGCGTGCTCAAGACCGACCAGATAAACATCCTCGTCCACGGCCATTCGCCCATTGTCTCGGAAATGCTTTTGAGCGCGGTCAATGACCCGGAGATAAAAAAAGAGGTGCAAGCGGCCGGAGCCGGGGGCATCAATGTGGCAGGGCTCTGCTGTACAGGCAATGAGGTGCTCATGCGCCAGGGAATTCCCATGGCCGGCAACCATTTGATGACCGAACTGGCAATCATCACCGGAGCAGTAGAGCTAATCCTGGTGGATTACCAGTGCATCATGCCCAGCCTGGTCCAGGTGGCTGACTGTTACCATACCAGATTTGTGTCCACATCGGACAAGGCCAGGTTTACCGGAGCCGAGCACGTGGAGTTCAACTATACCAACGCCAGGAGCCAAGCCCTTAAGCTGGTGCGCATGGCCATCGAGAACTATGGTCGACGCAATCAGGCCAGGGTGGACATTCCCCAGGGATCGGTAGAACTTATGACAGGCTTTTCCAATGAAGCGATTCTGGGCGCATTGGGCGGCACGCCCGGACCGCTCATCGAGGCCATCAAGGCCGGACAGGTGCGCGGCGCTGTTGGCATTGTTGGTTGCAATAATCCCAAGCTGAAGCATGACTATGTACATACTACTCTGGCCGAAGAGCTGATCAAAAAGGATATCCTGGTTCTGGTTACTGGCTGCGCCACGGTAGCCATGGGCAAGGCCGGCCTGATGATGCCTGCTTCCGCGGATAAGGCCGGACAGGGGCTTAAGGCTGTGTGTCAGTCTCTAAGCATCCCACCAGTACTGCATGTAGGTTCCTGTGTGGACAACTCGCGTATTCTGCATCTTTGCTCTGTACTGGCTAACGCCCTGGGTGTAGACATCTCAGACTTGCCCGTGGCTGCCAGCGCCCCGGAATGGTACTCTGAAAAAGCCGCTGCCATCGGTCTTTACGCAGTGGCTTCCGGAGTCTACACCCATCTTGGTCTGCCGCCAAATATTACCGGATCCGAGACTGTTACCAATCTGGCCCTGGGCGGACTGGAGGAATTGGTTGGGGCGTGCTTTGCAGTCGAACCAGATCCATTTAAAGCGGCTCAGCTCATCGATGCCCGCATCAGTGTCAAACGCAAAGCTCTGGGGCTTGGAGACTAACCTGTATTGCAGGTTTTACTTCTGTCCGGGGCAGGCCTAAGGTCTGCCCCGGTAAAACATATCTGAAAAAATGAGGCAAAGATGAAACTGGCATTTGCCGGCAAAGGCGGGGTGGGCAAGACAACCATCAGCGCCTGGCTTGGTGACTATCTGGCCAGAAAGGGCCATGATGTCTGGATGGTTGATGCCGACACTGCATTGTCCCTTGGTCAGGCCTGCGGGCTCCCGGCAGATGACCTGCCCGAACCCCTGGTGAGGCGCAAGGACCTCATCCGTGAGCGTATTGGTACGGGCATGATAAATTTGAACCCCGAGGTGGGTGATCTGCCCGCTGAACTGGCGGTTGATCTACCCCTGGGGAGTGAAGGGCAGTCCGGAGTCCGACCGGGCCGCAAGCGATTGCTGGTAATGGGCACGGTGTCGGCCACCGGAGGCGGCTGTGCCTGCGAGGCAAATACACTTTTAAAGGCTCTCTTACGCCATCTGGTTGTTGAGACCGGGGGATGGGTCCTGGTTGATCTGGAGGCCGGGGTGGAACATCTTGGCCGGGGTACGGTTGCCCATGTGGACGGCATGGTGGTGATCAGCGAACCGAGTATGCGCGGTTTGCAGGCCGCGGCCTGTATTGGAAGTCTGGCCAATGATCTTAAACTTGTCCGTCAAGTCCTGGTTCTGAACCGCTTCCTTAATGAAGAATCCATACCAAAGCTGGAGGGTTTGCCGGAATTGGCAGCAGCGATTCCTCCCTTGCCTGGACTCGTTGACAGACAGCTCCATTCGGCCTCGGTCCTGGGCCTGCCCGAACAGACACAGATAGATGGATTGCTCAAAAGGCTGCTGCTCTGTTTGCCAGCATAGGGAATTCATGAGTATCTATATTCATATCGCCTTGTGCTGTTCGTGTTCAACGTGAGGCTTGGCAGTTCAAAGCTGGACAGTTCAGGCATGTTTGGATTTATGTCAGAACATGCATAAAGTCTTGACCCTTTGTAATCAATAGAACGTCAATACACCCTGGCTAAAGGCAAATAAGGAAGCCTTTACCACTGGGCTGAGTTCATAAAGCTTGATTGTAATGGGGTGCGGGACAATGTAGGATGTTATGAAAATGTTTGGTGGTGGGCCGTGCAGGGATCGAACCTGCGACTCTCTGCTTAAAAGGCAGATACTCTACCGGCTGAGTTAACGGCCCACTGTCTGAAAAGACAATATCTATATGCAGATGAAAAAATATTGTCAACCAAAAATATTTTGGTTTTTTATCTTGAGCTTAAAGCATCCTGATTAACTCTGGCAAGCTTATCACGTTTTTCGAGAGAAGCAAAAAGGGTCTGGATATTTTCTTTAGCTGCAAGAAACTTTTCAAGCTCCTGTCCTTCAAGAGTTCGTCCGGGAGGTGTATCCACCGTGGCTGGGTTCACATGGCTTCCTCTGTGGTGAACTTCATAGTGTAAGTGTGGGCCTGTAGACAGACCAGTTGTTCCTACATAACCGATAATTTGCCCCTGGGTCACTCTGGCCCCCTGTCGGATGCCGGAAGCAAATCTGCTAAGATGAGCATACAGTGTTTGATACTCATTGGGATGCCTGAGTCTTATCAGATTGCCGTAATTTCCTCTTCTTCCTGCAAATTCAACCACTCCGTCCCCTGCTGCCATGATAGGTGTACCGGTAGGCGCTGCAAAATCAAGCCCCTGGTGCATCCTGCTGTATCCCAGAATGGGGTGTCGTCTCATGCCGTAGCCTGAACTGAGCCTTGCCCCGTCAATGGGGGTGACCATCAGAGTTTTACGGACGGATTCACCCTTACTGTTGAAAAAGTCCACCTCGCCATCCGAAGTTTCGTAGCGATAAATGGGCAATGTCCGTCCCCGTGTATTCAGATTGGCATAGAGGACATCTCCTCCCCTGATAAAGTTTCCGTCTTCATCAAGTTGTTCATTGAAAAGAACTTCAAAACTGTCTCCATGACGGATATCACGCTGGAAATCCACATCAAAAGAATAAGCCCGAATCATCTGCATGAGGACTTCCACAGGCATTCCAGCACTTACGGCAGCATTGTAGAGGCTGGAGTTGATTTCAGCATCAGCTCTGACTGGCCTTGTTTGCAGTTCTCGAACTATTTCCTGGGCAACAAAGCCGTTTTCTGGGCAGCGTTCTACCTGAACTTCTTTTGTGACTCCAAGCTTGAGGTTCATACTTTGAAACATGGGGTCGTATTGATCCATAGTTTCAAATGCAAGAGTGATCTCCTGTCCCTGTCTGATTCTTCTTGGATTAAAAACATCCTGCAGGGTGGAGATTATTGTATGGGCTTCTGCTCTTGGCAGTCCCTGTGCAGTTAAAAGCCCCATCAATGTGTCGCCTGATGATATGGAGACTATCTTTTCCTGAATGGAAGGTGATGAAGCGGCAACGGACTGAGTGTCTCTTTCCTGACTTAACGTGTCTTTAGCACTGTCCGAGGTGTCATCATCTGAACTGGGTTGCTGCGTTGCAACATGTTGAGAAACAGCATCAGGACGAGGGGTTTGATTGCTTTTTTCACTATCTGTGCTTTGATGTGATTCTGTTGGGACTTCTGCACCTGGTTGAAGCTCTGCTACGGTTTCAGTTTCTTGTGATTTTGAACTGAAGCCCATGAGCATATACGATAGTGCTAAGATAGAAAGAATAGATATGATCCACAGATGTTTTTTGGATTTTTTTCTTTTAAGACAAATACGGGAATTGTTTTTGTAAGAAGGAACATAATAATTCATAATTATCCTCACTGAAGTTGATAATGTC
The nucleotide sequence above comes from Desulfonatronovibrio magnus. Encoded proteins:
- a CDS encoding PAS domain-containing protein, which encodes MSGPSKNKDEPAQTVFSDPHDILMNVPIGTITTTPDGRLLSTNPATARMYGYESPNELIESVSGITTQLYADSSDREELMRLLN
- the cooS gene encoding anaerobic carbon-monoxide dehydrogenase catalytic subunit encodes the protein MAKDKRTIDDLTIWDDAKMMIRKAQKDGVETVWDRLEQQEPHCPFCEKGLTCKKCVMGPCRISSKKPRGVCGADADLTVARNFGRFVAAGAASHSDHGRDLVETLHAIGRGQTSDYEVRDQAKLKRIAQEIGVEAADKSIQELALAVAESMIQDFGFQHNHLGFLSRVPQKRKDLWKKLGITPRGIDRDIVEMMHRTHMGVDSDAVSLCLNSARLCLGDGWGGSMIGTEVSDIIFGTPTPRAGKVNLGVLKTDQINILVHGHSPIVSEMLLSAVNDPEIKKEVQAAGAGGINVAGLCCTGNEVLMRQGIPMAGNHLMTELAIITGAVELILVDYQCIMPSLVQVADCYHTRFVSTSDKARFTGAEHVEFNYTNARSQALKLVRMAIENYGRRNQARVDIPQGSVELMTGFSNEAILGALGGTPGPLIEAIKAGQVRGAVGIVGCNNPKLKHDYVHTTLAEELIKKDILVLVTGCATVAMGKAGLMMPASADKAGQGLKAVCQSLSIPPVLHVGSCVDNSRILHLCSVLANALGVDISDLPVAASAPEWYSEKAAAIGLYAVASGVYTHLGLPPNITGSETVTNLALGGLEELVGACFAVEPDPFKAAQLIDARISVKRKALGLGD
- a CDS encoding ArsA-related P-loop ATPase, with the translated sequence MKLAFAGKGGVGKTTISAWLGDYLARKGHDVWMVDADTALSLGQACGLPADDLPEPLVRRKDLIRERIGTGMINLNPEVGDLPAELAVDLPLGSEGQSGVRPGRKRLLVMGTVSATGGGCACEANTLLKALLRHLVVETGGWVLVDLEAGVEHLGRGTVAHVDGMVVISEPSMRGLQAAACIGSLANDLKLVRQVLVLNRFLNEESIPKLEGLPELAAAIPPLPGLVDRQLHSASVLGLPEQTQIDGLLKRLLLCLPA
- a CDS encoding M23 family metallopeptidase; the encoded protein is MNYYVPSYKNNSRICLKRKKSKKHLWIISILSILALSYMLMGFSSKSQETETVAELQPGAEVPTESHQSTDSEKSNQTPRPDAVSQHVATQQPSSDDDTSDSAKDTLSQERDTQSVAASSPSIQEKIVSISSGDTLMGLLTAQGLPRAEAHTIISTLQDVFNPRRIRQGQEITLAFETMDQYDPMFQSMNLKLGVTKEVQVERCPENGFVAQEIVRELQTRPVRADAEINSSLYNAAVSAGMPVEVLMQMIRAYSFDVDFQRDIRHGDSFEVLFNEQLDEDGNFIRGGDVLYANLNTRGRTLPIYRYETSDGEVDFFNSKGESVRKTLMVTPIDGARLSSGYGMRRHPILGYSRMHQGLDFAAPTGTPIMAAGDGVVEFAGRRGNYGNLIRLRHPNEYQTLYAHLSRFASGIRQGARVTQGQIIGYVGTTGLSTGPHLHYEVHHRGSHVNPATVDTPPGRTLEGQELEKFLAAKENIQTLFASLEKRDKLARVNQDALSSR